A stretch of Macadamia integrifolia cultivar HAES 741 chromosome 7, SCU_Mint_v3, whole genome shotgun sequence DNA encodes these proteins:
- the LOC122084879 gene encoding uncharacterized protein LOC122084879 yields MSCGSNLVVKRRFRFASWNIGLLTDKSMELIDVIRKIMVNVACIQETRWKGSKAKGLDDFKLWCLGNECGRGGVEIVVDKDLKNDIVDVKRLGDRILAIKLVLGDEIFNIVCDYAPQEGLDGRVKVQLWEHMDEMMQGLDQEERIIIGGDLNDHAGKDHRCYEDVHGGYGVGERNAEGTSVLEFAITHDLCIANTFF; encoded by the coding sequence ATGTCTTGTGGTTCTAATCTTGTGGTTAAGCGTAGATTTAGATTTGCATCATGGAACATTGGTTTGCTGACGGATAAGAGTATGGAGTTGATTGATGTTATCAGGAAAATAATGGTTAATGTTGCATGTATTCAAGAAACGAGATGGAAAGGTAGCAAAGCTAAGGGGTTGGACGATTTCAAGCTATGGTGCTTGGGAAATGAATGTGGGAGAGGGGGAGTGGAAATAGTAGTTGATAAAGATCTTAAAAATGACATTGTGGATGTTAAGAGACTTGGAGATAGGATTCTCGCCATTAAACTGGTGCTTGGGGATGAGATTTTTAACATAGTTTGCGATTACGCGCCCCAAGAAGGGCTTGATGGCAGGGTTAAGGTACAATTATGGGAGCATATGGATGAAATGATGCAGGGTCTCGATCAGGAGGAGAGAATTATTATTGGTGGGGACCTTAATGATCATGCGGGCAAGGATCATAGATGCTACGAAGATGTGCATGGAGGATAtggagttggggagaggaaCGCAGAGGGGACTTCAGTGTTGGAATTTGCAATAACACATGACCTTTGCATTGCAAAtacatttttttga